The following proteins are encoded in a genomic region of Desulfocurvibacter africanus subsp. africanus DSM 2603:
- the hisH gene encoding imidazole glycerol phosphate synthase subunit HisH, with product MLAILDYEAGNQTSVLRALRHLGIPGEITRDPAVIERASGIIFPGVGAAGQAMQNLTNSGLDRVLRAQIELGKPLLGICVGCQILLDYSQENDTATMGVVPGECVLFNPALTDEDGQPIRVPHMGWNSVQRKAPCELFEGIADDAEFYFVHSYFPSPRSEYVLATTTYGVEFCSVHGRRGMWAVQFHPEKSGRPGLALLRNFHRYCQEAQDAQ from the coding sequence ATGTTGGCCATTCTCGACTATGAAGCCGGCAACCAGACCTCGGTGCTCAGGGCCTTGCGCCACCTGGGCATACCCGGCGAAATAACCCGCGATCCCGCCGTCATCGAGCGCGCCAGCGGCATCATCTTCCCTGGCGTGGGTGCTGCAGGGCAGGCCATGCAGAATCTGACGAACTCCGGTCTGGACCGAGTGCTCCGCGCGCAAATCGAGCTGGGCAAGCCGCTGCTCGGCATTTGCGTGGGCTGCCAGATCCTGCTGGACTACAGCCAGGAAAACGATACCGCCACCATGGGCGTTGTTCCGGGCGAGTGCGTCTTGTTCAATCCGGCCCTGACCGATGAGGATGGCCAACCCATCCGTGTGCCGCACATGGGCTGGAATTCCGTACAGCGCAAGGCGCCCTGCGAGCTTTTCGAGGGCATTGCGGACGACGCCGAATTCTACTTCGTGCACTCCTACTTCCCCAGCCCACGCTCCGAGTACGTGCTGGCCACCACGACTTACGGCGTGGAATTCTGCTCCGTGCACGGACGACGCGGCATGTGGGCCGTGCAGTTCCACCCGGAGAAGAGCGGCCGCCCAGGCCTGGCCCTGCTGCGAAACTTCCACCGCTACTGCCAGGAGGCCCAAGATGCTCAGTAA
- a CDS encoding alpha-hydroxy-acid oxidizing protein encodes MEMKEVRASARELMKGFCRVCPVCDGRVCAGEVPGMGGLGTGASFRANVQALADVRFDMRLLHDAATPDLSVTVLGKELALPVLAAPIGGVSFNMGGKRSEEEYVAAVLHGCRVRGTLGCSGDGVPSFIIEAGLKALRELGGEAIPFIKPWEDAELYEKLGKAAEAGARIAGIDVDAAGLVTLAKMGRPVGPKSSAKLRDIIDRFPMQFILKGIMTPDEARKARDAGAAGIVVSNHGGRVLDFTPGVADVLPKVAAAVKGEMVVLADGGVRNGVDVLKMLALGADAVLIGRPFAVAAVGGLQDGVTAYLDQLAGELRSAMVLTGTAKASQVDSGILHQ; translated from the coding sequence ATGGAGATGAAGGAAGTGCGCGCCTCGGCGCGGGAGTTGATGAAGGGATTCTGTCGGGTCTGTCCCGTATGCGACGGTCGAGTGTGCGCCGGCGAGGTTCCGGGCATGGGTGGCCTGGGCACGGGTGCGTCCTTCCGGGCCAATGTGCAGGCGCTGGCGGATGTGCGCTTCGACATGCGCCTGTTGCACGACGCCGCGACCCCTGACCTGTCCGTGACCGTGCTGGGCAAGGAGCTGGCCCTGCCCGTGCTCGCCGCGCCCATCGGCGGCGTGTCCTTCAACATGGGCGGCAAGCGCAGCGAAGAGGAATATGTCGCGGCGGTGCTGCACGGCTGCCGCGTGCGCGGCACCCTGGGCTGCTCCGGCGACGGCGTGCCCTCCTTCATCATCGAGGCGGGCCTGAAGGCCCTGCGCGAACTGGGCGGCGAGGCCATCCCCTTCATCAAGCCCTGGGAGGATGCCGAGCTCTACGAAAAATTGGGCAAGGCCGCCGAGGCGGGAGCGCGCATCGCCGGCATCGACGTGGATGCCGCCGGCCTGGTGACCCTGGCCAAGATGGGTCGGCCTGTGGGTCCCAAGTCATCCGCCAAGCTGCGCGACATCATCGACCGCTTCCCCATGCAGTTCATCCTCAAGGGCATCATGACCCCGGACGAGGCGCGCAAGGCCCGCGACGCGGGTGCGGCGGGCATCGTGGTCTCCAACCATGGCGGACGGGTGCTGGACTTCACGCCCGGTGTGGCCGATGTGCTGCCCAAGGTGGCCGCGGCGGTCAAGGGCGAGATGGTCGTGCTGGCCGACGGCGGTGTTCGCAACGGCGTGGACGTGCTCAAGATGCTGGCCCTGGGCGCGGACGCAGTGCTCATCGGCCGGCCCTTCGCCGTGGCGGCCGTGGGCGGCCTGCAGGACGGCGTTACGGCCTACCTGGATCAGCTCGCGGGCGAGTTGCGCTCGGCCATGGTGCTCACGGGCACGGCCAAGGCCTCGCAGGTCGATTCCGGCATTCTGCATCAGTAA
- a CDS encoding methyl-accepting chemotaxis protein, which produces MFKNLNIKSKLSLGFGLVLVLTLTVAVMGMYGLSSVSDRTSKVQSVTTAMLEMEDIQGVVKDYMSAGRAEDKAAAAKSMLELKQFVAQSKASFADIEDIKELDEVIASVEAYEKAFGEYAALNESTAEQFKVWYDVNTEFFAIGAEVRDKLVAPALQRAGDNAREIIQWTSISDSFNQDVSRSYLLMRISAIYFIMRKSDATWADFQRDLTAQIEGIKRWRAKGAGVPQVQALADKLDKAVERYAAAGAKFRENVLRQEEARKQMVANAGKLNEKGEALLLGQEQKMQAQISTSNTAIVAGTAVALLLGIIAALLIVRSIIGPVNQGVEFAKKLAGGDFTTKLSVTQRDEMGMLSLALNGMVEKLREIVTEVRGAADNVASGSEELSSTSESMSQGATEQAASVEEVSSSMEEMAANIHQNADNARQTEAIAIKTATDAREGGEAVGQTVRAMKEIADKISIIEEIARQTNLLALNAAIEAARAGEHGKGFAVVAAEVRKLAERSGTAAGEISDLSSTSVQVAEKAGEMLRRIVPDIQKTAELVQEIAAASQEQSSGAEQINKALQQLDSVVQQNASAAEETASTSEELSSQAEQLQQSIAFFRLDNVSGSGARRASALSSPARNFKPLQHPATTKPSSSGTIQLRMKDMQVSRDEHGNEDLEFEKF; this is translated from the coding sequence ATGTTCAAGAACCTGAACATCAAGAGCAAACTCAGTCTCGGGTTCGGCCTCGTGCTCGTTCTGACCTTAACAGTCGCGGTGATGGGCATGTATGGATTGTCCAGTGTTTCGGACAGAACCTCCAAGGTCCAAAGCGTCACTACCGCCATGTTGGAGATGGAAGACATTCAAGGCGTGGTCAAGGACTACATGAGCGCAGGGCGCGCGGAAGACAAAGCCGCCGCGGCCAAATCCATGCTGGAGTTGAAGCAGTTCGTGGCGCAATCCAAAGCGTCCTTCGCCGACATTGAGGATATCAAGGAATTGGATGAGGTGATCGCCTCGGTTGAAGCCTATGAGAAAGCCTTTGGCGAATACGCGGCGCTCAACGAGTCAACAGCCGAGCAATTCAAGGTCTGGTACGATGTAAACACGGAGTTCTTCGCCATAGGCGCGGAGGTGCGCGACAAACTGGTGGCTCCGGCCCTGCAGCGCGCGGGCGACAACGCGCGCGAGATAATCCAGTGGACAAGCATCAGTGACAGCTTCAACCAGGACGTCTCGCGCAGCTATCTGCTCATGCGCATCTCCGCGATTTATTTTATCATGAGGAAATCGGACGCGACATGGGCCGATTTCCAAAGGGATCTCACGGCGCAGATCGAAGGCATCAAAAGGTGGAGAGCCAAGGGGGCGGGGGTGCCGCAGGTTCAGGCGCTCGCCGACAAGCTCGACAAGGCCGTCGAGCGATACGCCGCCGCCGGCGCCAAATTTCGTGAGAACGTTCTTCGGCAGGAAGAGGCCCGCAAACAGATGGTCGCGAATGCCGGGAAGCTCAATGAGAAGGGCGAGGCGCTGCTGCTAGGGCAGGAGCAGAAGATGCAAGCCCAGATTTCCACCTCCAATACGGCCATCGTGGCTGGGACGGCCGTCGCTCTGCTGCTTGGCATCATCGCTGCGTTGCTTATCGTGCGCAGCATCATCGGCCCTGTGAACCAGGGCGTGGAGTTCGCCAAAAAGCTCGCTGGCGGTGATTTCACAACCAAGCTCAGCGTTACCCAGCGCGACGAGATGGGCATGCTCTCCTTGGCCCTGAATGGCATGGTCGAGAAGCTCCGCGAGATCGTGACCGAGGTACGCGGCGCGGCTGATAACGTGGCCTCGGGCAGCGAGGAACTCTCCTCGACCTCGGAAAGCATGTCCCAGGGCGCGACCGAGCAGGCCGCCAGCGTGGAGGAAGTCTCCTCCAGCATGGAAGAGATGGCAGCCAACATCCATCAGAACGCGGACAATGCCCGCCAGACCGAAGCGATCGCGATCAAGACCGCCACTGATGCCCGCGAGGGCGGCGAAGCCGTGGGGCAGACCGTACGCGCCATGAAAGAAATCGCCGATAAGATTTCCATCATTGAAGAGATTGCCCGTCAGACCAACCTGCTCGCGCTGAATGCCGCCATTGAAGCCGCCCGTGCGGGTGAGCACGGCAAGGGTTTCGCGGTGGTCGCGGCCGAAGTGCGCAAGCTCGCCGAGCGAAGCGGCACTGCCGCCGGCGAAATCAGCGACTTGTCGAGCACGAGCGTGCAGGTGGCCGAGAAGGCTGGTGAGATGCTCAGGCGAATCGTGCCGGATATCCAGAAGACCGCGGAGCTTGTGCAGGAGATCGCCGCCGCCAGCCAGGAGCAGAGCTCGGGCGCGGAACAGATCAACAAGGCCTTGCAGCAGTTGGATTCGGTTGTGCAGCAGAACGCCTCGGCAGCCGAGGAAACGGCTTCCACGAGCGAAGAGCTTTCCAGTCAAGCCGAACAGCTTCAGCAAAGCATCGCCTTCTTCAGGCTCGACAATGTCAGTGGCAGCGGCGCGAGACGTGCGTCCGCCCTGTCCAGCCCTGCCAGGAACTTCAAGCCCTTACAGCATCCGGCGACGACCAAGCCCAGCTCGTCCGGCACCATCCAGCTACGCATGAAGGATATGCAGGTGTCGCGTGATGAACACGGTAACGAGGATCTGGAATTCGAGAAATTCTAG
- a CDS encoding valine--tRNA ligase, whose translation MTAKTLAKGYEPQEVEARWRDKWEAERTFSPDLDAPGEPYSIVIPPPNVTGALHIGHALNITLQDVLCRYQRQKGRKVLWVPGTDHAGIATQNVVERRLLGESKTRDDLGREQFVEKVWEWKQEYESRIHNQIKRIGASVDWTRARFTMDEGLSRAVREVFVSLYEQGLIYRGEYIINWCSRCHTALADDEVEYVPRTTTLTTIKYPLADGSGSLTVATVRPETLLGDAAVAVHPDDERYQQFIGKNVLLPIAEREIPVIADKYVDMEFGTGCLKITPAHDMNDWEIGRKHELPMLKVIDDAGRMNENSPERFVGMTAEECRTAIVEELKAKGLLEAETDYDHNVTACYRCKTTVEPNVSKQWFVAVKPLAAKARAAVELGNTKIFPEAWAKTYFDWLDNIRDWCISRQLWWGHRIPVWYCQGCYKQFASRTDMDECPECGSGLMQDEDVLDTWFSSALWPFSTLGWPDKTRELGLFYPTSVLVTGFDILFFWVARMMMMGLHFQEQVPFHHVYLHALVRDEEGKKMSKSTGNVIDPLDMVEKYGCDSLRFTLTSFAAMGRDIKLSEARIEGYRHFVNKLWNAARFTLMNLEEWAPQAPQEREAALKATPSSGSLHNQWILSRLEQVKTEVDAAIQGYAFNDYAQTLYAFVWREFCDWYLEMAKSDLTGDDAARKAETQLVLWTTLSEILVLLHPVTPFVTQEIWQHLPATTGDDIAAMPYPGARPECVRPDIESAMSLLQESIVAVRNIRGELNIAPSKDLSVMVRPASEQHAATLTANAEFMRRLARVTSLEVGAHVAPPKASASQVVQGSELFVPLAGAVDFEAELARLDKEIAKSSKDVEVVSRKLANKDFVAKAPQDVVEKEKEKLAAAKERQDKLGKLQERLRGVMS comes from the coding sequence ATGACCGCGAAGACCCTGGCCAAGGGCTACGAGCCCCAGGAAGTCGAGGCCCGCTGGCGCGATAAGTGGGAAGCCGAGCGCACGTTCAGCCCGGATCTGGACGCCCCTGGAGAGCCCTATTCCATCGTCATACCGCCGCCCAACGTCACCGGCGCCCTGCATATCGGCCACGCCCTGAATATCACCTTGCAGGATGTGCTGTGCCGCTATCAGCGCCAGAAGGGACGCAAGGTGCTGTGGGTGCCGGGCACGGACCATGCCGGCATCGCCACCCAGAACGTGGTGGAGCGCCGGCTGCTGGGCGAAAGCAAGACCCGTGACGACCTGGGCCGCGAGCAGTTCGTGGAGAAAGTTTGGGAGTGGAAACAGGAATACGAGAGCCGCATCCACAACCAGATCAAGCGCATCGGCGCGTCCGTGGACTGGACGCGCGCCCGCTTTACCATGGACGAGGGCCTGTCGCGCGCCGTGCGCGAGGTCTTCGTGAGCCTGTACGAGCAGGGGCTCATCTACCGCGGCGAGTACATCATCAACTGGTGCTCGCGCTGCCACACGGCCCTGGCCGACGATGAAGTCGAGTACGTTCCGCGCACCACGACCCTGACCACGATAAAGTACCCGCTGGCCGACGGCTCGGGCTCCCTGACCGTGGCCACGGTGCGGCCCGAAACCCTGCTCGGCGACGCGGCCGTGGCCGTGCATCCGGACGACGAGCGTTACCAGCAGTTCATCGGCAAGAACGTGCTGCTGCCCATCGCCGAGCGCGAGATTCCGGTCATCGCCGACAAGTATGTGGACATGGAGTTCGGCACGGGCTGCCTGAAGATCACCCCGGCCCATGACATGAACGACTGGGAGATTGGCCGCAAGCACGAGCTGCCGATGCTCAAGGTCATCGACGACGCAGGGCGCATGAACGAGAACTCGCCCGAGCGCTTCGTGGGCATGACGGCCGAGGAGTGCCGCACGGCCATCGTCGAGGAGCTCAAGGCCAAGGGTCTGCTGGAGGCCGAGACGGACTACGACCATAACGTGACGGCCTGCTACCGCTGCAAGACCACGGTGGAGCCCAACGTTTCCAAGCAGTGGTTCGTGGCGGTCAAGCCCCTGGCGGCCAAGGCTCGCGCGGCCGTGGAGCTCGGCAATACGAAGATCTTCCCCGAGGCCTGGGCCAAGACCTATTTCGACTGGCTGGATAATATCCGCGACTGGTGCATCTCGCGCCAGCTCTGGTGGGGCCACCGCATCCCGGTCTGGTACTGCCAGGGCTGCTACAAGCAGTTCGCCTCGCGCACGGACATGGATGAATGCCCGGAATGCGGCAGCGGCCTCATGCAGGACGAGGACGTGCTGGACACCTGGTTCTCCTCGGCCCTTTGGCCGTTCTCGACCTTGGGCTGGCCCGACAAGACCCGCGAGCTGGGGCTGTTCTATCCCACTTCGGTGCTCGTCACGGGCTTCGACATCCTGTTCTTCTGGGTCGCGCGCATGATGATGATGGGCCTGCACTTCCAGGAGCAGGTGCCCTTCCATCACGTGTACCTGCATGCCCTGGTGCGCGACGAGGAAGGCAAGAAGATGTCCAAGTCCACGGGCAACGTCATCGACCCGCTGGACATGGTCGAGAAGTACGGCTGCGACTCCCTGCGCTTCACGCTGACCAGCTTCGCGGCCATGGGCCGGGACATCAAGCTGTCCGAGGCGCGCATCGAGGGCTACCGCCATTTCGTGAACAAGCTGTGGAACGCCGCGCGCTTCACGCTCATGAACCTGGAGGAGTGGGCTCCGCAAGCGCCGCAAGAGCGCGAGGCCGCCCTCAAGGCGACTCCGTCGAGCGGCAGCCTGCACAACCAATGGATTCTCAGCCGCCTGGAGCAGGTCAAGACCGAGGTGGACGCCGCCATCCAGGGCTACGCCTTCAACGATTACGCGCAGACCTTGTACGCCTTTGTCTGGCGCGAGTTCTGCGACTGGTACCTGGAGATGGCCAAGTCCGACCTGACCGGCGACGACGCGGCGCGCAAGGCCGAAACGCAATTGGTCCTGTGGACGACGCTATCCGAGATCCTGGTGCTGCTGCATCCGGTCACGCCTTTCGTGACCCAGGAGATCTGGCAGCACCTGCCGGCCACGACGGGGGACGACATCGCGGCCATGCCCTATCCGGGGGCGCGGCCGGAATGCGTGCGTCCGGATATCGAGTCGGCCATGAGCCTGCTGCAGGAGTCCATCGTGGCCGTGCGCAACATCCGCGGCGAACTGAACATCGCGCCGTCCAAGGACCTGTCCGTCATGGTCCGTCCCGCCTCGGAGCAGCATGCGGCCACGCTCACGGCCAACGCGGAATTCATGCGCCGCCTGGCCCGGGTGACGTCACTGGAGGTCGGCGCGCACGTCGCGCCTCCCAAGGCCTCGGCCTCGCAGGTCGTGCAGGGCAGCGAGCTGTTCGTGCCGCTGGCCGGAGCCGTGGACTTCGAGGCCGAGCTGGCCCGCCTGGACAAGGAGATCGCCAAGTCCTCCAAAGACGTGGAGGTCGTCAGCCGCAAGCTGGCCAACAAGGACTTCGTGGCCAAAGCGCCCCAGGACGTGGTGGAAAAAGAGAAGGAGAAGCTCGCCGCCGCCAAGGAGCGCCAGGACAAGCTCGGCAAGCTC
- a CDS encoding SlyX family protein has protein sequence MARTTEERLEWLETTLALQDRTIEQLNEALIAQQRTMDRLENGVQALADKLRAFDTPMEEGEAEEPLPPHYQMSGPK, from the coding sequence ATGGCCAGGACGACCGAAGAACGGCTGGAGTGGCTCGAAACCACCTTGGCCCTCCAGGATAGGACAATCGAGCAGTTGAATGAGGCGCTCATCGCGCAACAGCGAACGATGGACCGCCTTGAGAACGGGGTCCAAGCCCTAGCCGACAAGCTGCGGGCGTTCGACACGCCCATGGAGGAGGGAGAGGCCGAGGAGCCGCTGCCTCCGCACTATCAAATGAGCGGTCCCAAGTGA
- a CDS encoding membrane protein — translation MDTPNASTIRPSLGASLARIVRDSLRISLELFKIMVPVVIAVKVLQELGAIAWLARPLAPLMGLVGLPAEIGLVWATAMLNNIYSGILVFASLPLAEPLSVAQVTVLSTMILVAHGLPVELRIAQRSGTRLGFQLGLRFLGALAFGAILHTTYSSLDVLQEPARMLWQPAAQADTSLTAWVIGQARNFASIFLIILGLVAFVRLLERIRATEAMNRVLGPLLRLLGIGPTASTITIVGLTMGLSYGGGLIIHEAKSGSVSKRDVFYAVSLMGLCHSLFEDTLLMMLLGAHTSGILWGRLLLSLAAVALLVRLTRRMADPAFERRLGRSVA, via the coding sequence ATGGATACACCCAACGCCTCCACGATACGCCCTTCCCTTGGTGCATCGCTGGCGCGCATCGTGCGCGATTCCCTGCGCATCAGCCTTGAGTTGTTCAAGATCATGGTGCCCGTGGTCATCGCCGTGAAGGTTCTCCAGGAGCTTGGCGCCATCGCCTGGCTGGCTCGTCCGCTGGCTCCGCTCATGGGCCTGGTGGGCCTGCCCGCCGAGATCGGCCTGGTCTGGGCCACGGCCATGCTCAACAATATCTATTCCGGCATCCTGGTCTTCGCATCATTGCCCCTGGCCGAGCCCCTCAGCGTGGCCCAGGTCACCGTGCTCTCGACCATGATCCTGGTGGCCCACGGCCTGCCCGTGGAGCTGCGCATCGCCCAGCGCTCGGGCACGCGTCTCGGCTTTCAGCTCGGATTGCGCTTCCTGGGCGCCCTGGCTTTCGGAGCGATCCTCCACACGACCTACTCCTCCCTCGACGTCCTGCAGGAGCCCGCGCGAATGCTTTGGCAGCCGGCGGCGCAGGCCGACACGTCACTGACCGCCTGGGTTATCGGGCAGGCGCGCAACTTCGCGTCCATCTTCCTCATCATCCTGGGCCTGGTGGCCTTCGTGCGCCTGCTGGAGCGCATCCGCGCCACCGAGGCCATGAATCGCGTGCTCGGCCCGCTGTTGCGCTTGCTGGGCATCGGCCCCACGGCCTCGACCATCACCATCGTCGGCCTGACCATGGGCCTGTCCTACGGCGGCGGCCTCATCATTCACGAGGCCAAGTCCGGCAGCGTGAGCAAGCGCGACGTGTTCTACGCCGTGTCGCTCATGGGCCTGTGCCACTCTCTGTTCGAGGACACGCTGCTCATGATGCTGCTCGGCGCGCATACCTCGGGCATTCTCTGGGGCCGGCTGCTGCTGTCCCTGGCCGCGGTGGCGCTGCTGGTGCGCCTGACCCGCCGCATGGCCGACCCGGCCTTCGAAAGGCGTCTGGGCCGTAGCGTGGCGTAA
- the hisF gene encoding imidazole glycerol phosphate synthase subunit HisF, with translation MLSKRVIPCLDVRDGRLTKGIKFKGNVDIGDPVETARLYYEQGADEIVFYDITASSDGRSIMLDVVDRVASQIFIPFSVGGGISTVEHMRAVLLAGAEKVSVNSAAVKNPDIISKGAAAFGSQAIVVGMDVLKVDKSEQIPSGYEIVIHGGRKRMGLDAIDWAKTVEALGAGELCVNSIDADGTKDGYELTLTRMVCEAVTIPVIASGGAGNPQHMVEAVTQGKATAALIASIVHYGEYTIPQLKQYMSGQGVKVRTVW, from the coding sequence ATGCTCAGTAAACGCGTCATCCCCTGCCTGGACGTACGCGACGGCAGGCTTACCAAGGGCATCAAGTTCAAGGGCAATGTCGACATCGGCGACCCGGTGGAAACGGCCAGGCTCTACTACGAGCAGGGCGCCGACGAGATCGTTTTCTACGACATCACGGCCAGCTCCGATGGCCGCTCCATCATGCTCGACGTGGTGGATCGCGTGGCCAGCCAGATATTCATCCCATTCTCCGTGGGCGGCGGCATTTCCACCGTGGAGCACATGCGCGCCGTGCTCCTGGCCGGCGCCGAGAAAGTCTCGGTCAACTCCGCCGCGGTCAAGAACCCGGACATCATCTCCAAGGGCGCGGCGGCCTTTGGTTCTCAGGCTATCGTCGTGGGCATGGATGTGCTCAAGGTCGACAAGAGCGAGCAGATCCCCTCGGGCTATGAAATCGTCATCCACGGCGGGCGCAAGCGCATGGGTCTGGACGCCATCGACTGGGCCAAAACCGTGGAAGCCCTGGGCGCCGGAGAGTTGTGCGTCAACTCCATCGATGCCGACGGCACCAAGGACGGCTACGAACTGACCCTGACGCGCATGGTCTGCGAAGCCGTGACCATCCCCGTCATCGCCTCGGGCGGCGCTGGCAACCCGCAGCACATGGTCGAGGCTGTCACCCAGGGCAAGGCCACCGCCGCGCTCATCGCCTCCATCGTGCACTACGGCGAATACACCATCCCGCAGCTTAAGCAGTACATGTCCGGCCAGGGCGTGAAGGTACGCACGGTCTGGTAG
- a CDS encoding BPL-N domain-containing protein produces the protein MSKHLSESVLVLWDESHIWGLLAWRALKALGVPAVLAGAGEIPVFLEQRPRMLLVPGGWARRKAEHLGSVGLAAVRRYVTEGGAYLGFCGGAGLALTAGGLDLCPWTRKGFTDRMQHFVSGHMHVRLADERCELMPEGLTEAPLLPVWWPARFNPAPNPDVRVLAAYETPGPDLMVADIPLSSLPEETLDDWQNMYGVRLWPHFMAGQPCVVETRLGRGRAVLSYAHLETPASAEANRWLAHLLRVLGGLEVARSQVPAWDLEGLPVRWDDPALAEASGQLSDIVRLGQEHFLLFWRNPWLLGWRRGIPGAGISSLYALVRQIQACEPTDVAADFWRAQATGFTGTMRLFHQGLSGYLLAERLAMTLASAPDAVCLTGLKQQRAALFGPPPGSGGLYGKMLPVLEELARLVLPCK, from the coding sequence ATGTCCAAACATTTGTCCGAATCCGTGCTCGTGCTATGGGATGAATCGCATATCTGGGGCCTGCTCGCGTGGCGGGCTCTGAAAGCCTTGGGCGTGCCCGCCGTGCTGGCCGGGGCTGGAGAAATACCGGTGTTCCTGGAACAGCGTCCGCGCATGTTGCTGGTTCCCGGCGGCTGGGCGCGACGCAAGGCCGAGCACCTTGGTTCCGTGGGATTGGCGGCGGTGCGGCGCTATGTGACCGAGGGCGGGGCCTACCTGGGCTTCTGCGGCGGGGCCGGCCTGGCGCTCACAGCCGGCGGGCTGGACCTTTGTCCCTGGACGCGCAAGGGTTTCACGGACCGCATGCAGCACTTCGTCAGCGGCCACATGCACGTGCGCCTGGCCGACGAACGTTGCGAGCTCATGCCAGAGGGGCTGACCGAAGCCCCACTTCTGCCGGTATGGTGGCCGGCGCGCTTCAATCCCGCGCCAAATCCGGACGTAAGGGTTCTGGCGGCCTACGAAACCCCCGGTCCGGATCTCATGGTCGCGGATATCCCGCTGTCCAGCCTGCCGGAAGAAACGCTTGATGATTGGCAAAACATGTACGGCGTGCGCCTGTGGCCGCACTTCATGGCCGGCCAGCCCTGCGTGGTGGAAACCCGTCTGGGTCGGGGCCGCGCCGTGCTGTCCTACGCGCACCTGGAGACACCGGCTTCGGCCGAGGCCAACCGCTGGCTGGCCCATCTGCTGAGGGTGCTTGGCGGCCTGGAGGTCGCGAGAAGCCAGGTGCCCGCCTGGGACCTGGAGGGCTTGCCCGTGCGCTGGGACGATCCTGCCCTTGCGGAGGCATCCGGGCAGTTGTCCGACATCGTGCGCCTTGGCCAGGAACACTTCCTGCTCTTCTGGCGCAATCCCTGGCTGCTTGGCTGGCGGCGCGGCATACCGGGCGCGGGCATCAGCAGCCTTTACGCCCTTGTGCGCCAGATCCAAGCCTGTGAGCCCACGGACGTGGCCGCTGACTTCTGGCGGGCTCAAGCCACGGGCTTCACCGGCACGATGCGCCTGTTCCACCAGGGCCTGAGCGGCTACCTGCTGGCCGAGCGGCTGGCCATGACCTTGGCCTCGGCTCCCGACGCCGTGTGTCTGACCGGCCTCAAGCAGCAGCGCGCGGCCCTGTTCGGACCGCCGCCCGGCTCGGGCGGGCTGTACGGAAAGATGCTGCCCGTGCTGGAGGAACTGGCCCGCCTGGTACTGCCCTGCAAATAA
- the rfaD gene encoding ADP-glyceromanno-heptose 6-epimerase — translation MHIVTGGAGFIGSAMVWKLNQMGIEDILVVDNLAESEKWKNLVNLTYRDYVHKQEFLKLVLGDEDLHAKAIIHMGACSSTTERDADYLMDNNYRYTQVLLRYAAERNIRFINASSAATYGDGALGFSDDHDTTSRLKPLNMYGYSKQLVDMWALRGGLMDKMASLKFFNVYGPNEYHKADMKSVICKAFAQIGDSGPTGGKMKLFKSYKPEYPDGGQMRDFIYVKDCLEVMAWLLEHPEVNGIFNVGTGQARTWNDLARAVFSAMDRAPVIEYIDMPEILRGKYQYFTEAPMEKLRRAGYDKPFTTLEDGVADYVRNYLAKDDSFLGN, via the coding sequence ATGCATATCGTCACCGGCGGTGCCGGGTTCATCGGCAGCGCCATGGTCTGGAAGCTGAACCAGATGGGCATCGAGGACATTCTCGTCGTGGACAATCTGGCCGAGAGCGAGAAATGGAAGAATCTGGTCAACCTGACCTACCGCGACTACGTCCACAAGCAGGAGTTCCTCAAGCTCGTGCTGGGTGACGAGGATCTGCACGCCAAGGCCATCATTCACATGGGCGCTTGTTCCTCGACCACGGAGCGTGACGCCGACTACCTCATGGACAACAACTATCGCTATACGCAGGTCCTGTTGCGCTACGCGGCTGAGCGGAACATCCGCTTTATCAACGCCTCCAGCGCGGCGACCTATGGCGACGGCGCGCTCGGGTTTTCGGACGACCACGACACCACGTCCAGGCTCAAGCCGCTGAACATGTACGGCTACTCAAAGCAGCTCGTGGACATGTGGGCTCTGCGCGGCGGGCTCATGGACAAGATGGCCAGCCTCAAATTCTTCAATGTCTACGGCCCCAACGAGTATCACAAGGCGGACATGAAGAGCGTTATTTGCAAGGCCTTCGCGCAGATCGGCGACAGCGGCCCAACTGGCGGAAAAATGAAGCTTTTCAAGTCCTACAAGCCCGAATACCCCGACGGCGGTCAGATGCGCGATTTCATCTACGTCAAGGATTGCCTGGAGGTCATGGCCTGGCTGCTGGAGCATCCGGAGGTCAACGGCATCTTCAACGTGGGCACGGGCCAGGCCCGCACCTGGAACGATCTGGCCAGGGCAGTGTTCTCGGCCATGGATAGGGCGCCGGTCATCGAGTACATCGACATGCCCGAGATCCTGCGCGGCAAGTACCAGTACTTCACCGAAGCGCCCATGGAAAAGCTGCGCCGGGCCGGCTATGACAAGCCGTTCACCACGCTGGAGGATGGCGTGGCCGACTACGTGCGCAACTATCTGGCCAAGGACGATTCCTTCCTGGGCAATTAA